A genome region from Gigantopelta aegis isolate Gae_Host chromosome 3, Gae_host_genome, whole genome shotgun sequence includes the following:
- the LOC121367358 gene encoding uncharacterized protein LOC121367358 — translation MNPLAFMTHPSIRIKGAENNYTPTICSDPECSTKIPHMHCPFCVKTDFYQDPVILKAHYRVKHVDKGIEFAALKILRCCDHCDIVGIIKGEKKFKGAHWHCYKCRNGFNRRDEALKHYRTHFRNPQTTFQIQIAQDVTQSVTDDVENHDATTNIQDEGVIHPVLTEAACLASPDQVCGEESEYSDKVMSDGGFQVSIAANETINTADGQTIMIISEEHLETARLDSPLDVHIVTQSKHSSGEEEKDDKICGKKYEVLEDHCSKLEKDNAALLAEVERLKLQSQILCAEINSYKKRESELLQQLSANSSVNLQSLISELETQHRELIQAQLGQLRTAYITQLAHGGPQSTKVLQVGFSANTEIQPEQGVTILKEEDLTHNEVESAGERNVVDNGNAGNYSGSGITEEEMVVSTSSQDDQINVSMVMASPLVMCVEEGSNCSPSIKHEQVDLDQDSDLNRSGVGTSGQLSENNPLSSEPKAKRKCKR, via the exons ACTCATCCCAGTATTCGAATCAAAGGTGCCGAGAACAACTACACGCCAACTATTTGTTCCGATCCAGAATGCTCAACAAAGATACCACATATGCACTGCCCCTTTTGTGTGAAAACCGATTTCTACCAGGACCCTGTTATCTTGAAAGCCCACTATAGGGTGAAACATGTTGATAAGGGAATTGAGTTTGCAG CTCTAAAAATTCTGCGCTGTTGTGACCACTGCGACATTGTTGGAATTATCAAAGGGGAGAAGAAGTTCAAGGGAGCTCACTGGCACTGCTACAAGTGTCGGAATGGCTTTAACCGACGCGATGAGGCTTTAAAACACTACAGAACGCATTTCAGAAATCCTCAAACAACGTTTCAGATACAGATTGCTCAG GATGTGACTCAGTCTGTTACGGATGATGTGGAGAACCATGACGCCACGACAAACATTCAGGATGAGGGGGTCATACACCCGGTACTCACCGAGGCTGCTTGCCTGGCGTCCCCAGATCAAG tgtGTGGGGAGGAGTCCGAGTACAGTGACAAGGTGATGTCTGATGGGGGTTTCCAAGTGTCGATCGCGGCCAACGAGACGATCAACACGGCCGACGGCCAGACAATCATGATCATCTCGGAGGAGCACCTGGAGACTGCGCGGCTCGACAGTCCACTGGATGTGCACATCGTCACGCAGAGCAAACACAGCAGCGGTGAGGAG GAGAAAGATGACAAGATCTGTGGTAAGAAGTATGAAGTGCTTGAAGATCATTGCAGTAAACTGGAAAAGGACAATGCTGCTTTACTGGCAGAAGTTGAGAGGCTCAAACTTCAG TCCCAGATCCTGTGTGCTGAGATCAACAGTTACAAGAAGCGCGAGTCCGAGCTACTGCAGCAGCTGAGCGCCAACTCGTCAGTGAACCTGCAGAGTCTGATCAGCGAACTGGAAACACAGCACCGCGAGTTGATCCAGGCACAGCTCGGTCAGCTGAGAACTGCGTACATTACGCAGCTCGCACACGGCGGACCACAGTCCACTAAAGTTCTTCAAGTTGGCTTCTCAGCAAACACAGAAATACAGCCCGAACAAGGGGTGACCATTCTGAAAGAGGAAGACCTGACACACAACGAGGTGGAGAGTGCGGGTGAAAGGAATGTGGTGGATAACGGTAATGCCGGTAACTACAGTGGGAGCGGGATTACAGAGGAGGAAATGGTCGTGTCAACGTCGTCGCAGGACGACCAGATAAATGTTTCCATGGTGATGGCATCTCCACTGGTGATGTGCGTGGAGGAGGGAAGTAACTGTTCCCCGTCTATCAAGCATGAACAGGTTGATCTGGACCAAGACTCTGATTTAAACAGATCCGGGGTGGGGACCAGTGGGCAGCTCAGTGAAAACAACCCCCTGTCATCGGAACCAAAGgcgaaaagaaaatgtaaaagATAG